The Candidatus Methylomirabilota bacterium genome contains the following window.
CACCTTCGCCGGCCGCGGGAGGCGCCGGCCCCGCGGCCAGGCGCGCCCGCTGCCGCTCACGTACACGGGCACCACCGAGGCGCCGCTCATCACGGCCAGCATCCCCGCCCCCGCCTTCGCCGGCCGCAGCGCGCCCTCGTCGCCGCGCGTGCCCTCCGGGAAGATCAGCAGCGCCCCCTCCGCCTCGAGCACGCGCAGCGCGGTGCGCAGCGCCGCCGGATCCGCGCCCTCGCGCCGGATCGGCCGCGCGCCGAGGGCGTGGAGGAGGCGGCCGAAGAGCGGAATGCGGAAGAGCTCCGCCTTCGCCAGGAACGCGAGCCGTCGCGGGCAGGTGCTCCCCACCAGCGGCGGGTCGAGGAAGCTCGAGTGGTTCGCGACGAGCAGGAGCGGGCCCGCCCCGGGCACGCGCTCCGGGTGCACCACCTCGAGCCGGAACAGGAGGCGCAGGAGCGCCCGCGCGACCGGCTTCACCGCCCGGTAGAGCATTTGCGCTCGACCTCCGCGAGCATCCGCTCGACCACCTCGTCCATCGTGAGGTCCGACGTGTCCAGCTCGATCGCGCCCGGCGCCCGCCGGAGCGGCGCGAGGGCGCGCGTCGTGTCCTGCTCGTCGCGCGCGCGCAGCTCCTCGCGCACCGCGCCGAGCGGCCGCGACACGCCCCGGGCGATCAGCTCGGCGTGCCGCCGGCGCGCCCGCGCCTCGAGCGACGCGGTCAGGAAGAACTTCACCTCGGCCTCCGGCCACACGACCGTGCCCGTGTCGCGGCCCTCGAGGATGGCGCCGCCCCCGGCGGCCTCCCGCCGCTGCAGCGGCGTGACCTTCTCGCGCACGACCGGGAGCATCGTGAGGAGCGACGTCGCCTGCGCAACCTCCTGGCTCTGGACCTCGGCCGTCACGTCCACGCCGTTCAGCAGCACCCGCCCGTCGGCCATCCGGACCTCGACGGACGCGAGGTAGGCCGAGAGCTCGGGCCCCTCGTGGCGCGGCGCCCCGTCCCGGAGGACGCCGAACGCGACCGCGCGGTACATCATGCCCGTCGGCACGAGCTTGTAGCCCAGGCGCCGGGCGAGCAGCCGCGCCGCCGTGCTCTTGCCCGCGCCGGCCGGACCATCGATCGTGATCACCGGCTCCCTCGCACTACTCATCCTCCGCGACCACGGCCTGCGTCCCCGCGAGCGCGTTGAGCGTCTCGGCGAACTGGGGGAACGACGTCGCCACGCACGCCGTGTCGTCCACCAGCGTCTCCCCGTCGGCCACCAGCCCCGCGACGGCGAGCGCCATGGCCATGCGGTGGTCACCGCCGCTCGACACCCGGGCGCCGCGGAAGCGCTGCGGGCCCGCGATCGCCATGCCGTCGGGCCGCTCCTCGACGCGGACGCCCATCTTGCCGAGCTCGCGCGCGAGCATCGCGATCCGGTCCGACTCCTTCACGCGCAGCTCCGCCGCGTCGGTGATGGTCGTGACCCCGCGCGCGACCGCCGCCGCCACGGCGAGCGCCGGGACCTCGTCGATGAGCCGCGGCACGAGCGCGCCGCCGATCGCCGTCGCCCGGAGCGGGGAGGCGCCCACCGTGAGGCTCGCCGCGGGCTCGCCCTCGTCGCCCGCGGCGCCGCGCGCGCCCTCGAGCCGCGCGCCCATCGCCTCGAGGACGTCGAGCACGCCGGTGCGCGTCGGGTTCACGCCCACGCCCGCGACGGTCACGCGCCCGGCGCCGACGATCGCGCCGGCCACCAGGAGAAAGGCCGCCGACGAGACGTCCCCCGGCACGTGCACGGTCGTCGCGGCGAGCTCGCCCGGCGTGAGCGTCACCGTCGTGCCCTCGACGGAGAGCCGCGCGCCGAACCGGCGGAGCATGCGCTCCGAGTGGTCGCGCGACCGCGCGGGCTCGGTGACCG
Protein-coding sequences here:
- a CDS encoding lysophospholipid acyltransferase family protein; this translates as MLYRAVKPVARALLRLLFRLEVVHPERVPGAGPLLLVANHSSFLDPPLVGSTCPRRLAFLAKAELFRIPLFGRLLHALGARPIRREGADPAALRTALRVLEAEGALLIFPEGTRGDEGALRPAKAGAGMLAVMSGASVVPVYVSGSGRAWPRGRRLPRPAKVRVTFGEPLRFAAPRGAGRKHTYETASRQMMAAIASLRDSPAAGATTAPRLFAQIQ
- the aroA gene encoding 3-phosphoshikimate 1-carboxyvinyltransferase, which encodes MRFRVRPVTRLEGTAQVPGDKSISHRAALLGALADGATEVHGYLEAEDCLRTIAAVQALGADVTRKGPGHYRIVGAGLHGLQEPGDVVDCGNSGTSARLLLGVLAGQPFWTMLTGDESLRRRPMGRVAEPLARMGATLVGRKDATRLPLAIKGLRRLRALAYVSPVASAQVKSAILLAGLYADGPVSVTEPARSRDHSERMLRRFGARLSVEGTTVTLTPGELAATTVHVPGDVSSAAFLLVAGAIVGAGRVTVAGVGVNPTRTGVLDVLEAMGARLEGARGAAGDEGEPAASLTVGASPLRATAIGGALVPRLIDEVPALAVAAAVARGVTTITDAAELRVKESDRIAMLARELGKMGVRVEERPDGMAIAGPQRFRGARVSSGGDHRMAMALAVAGLVADGETLVDDTACVATSFPQFAETLNALAGTQAVVAEDE
- the cmk gene encoding (d)CMP kinase, producing the protein MITIDGPAGAGKSTAARLLARRLGYKLVPTGMMYRAVAFGVLRDGAPRHEGPELSAYLASVEVRMADGRVLLNGVDVTAEVQSQEVAQATSLLTMLPVVREKVTPLQRREAAGGGAILEGRDTGTVVWPEAEVKFFLTASLEARARRRHAELIARGVSRPLGAVREELRARDEQDTTRALAPLRRAPGAIELDTSDLTMDEVVERMLAEVERKCSTGR